The following is a genomic window from Rhodoferax sp. PAMC 29310.
GAACTTGTCGGGGGCATTCATCGCGTGTTCTCCTGAAAGGTGGGCCAAACGCTCCGGAGAAGAGCCGTCAACCAATCACGCGAACCAGGGAGGACACACCACGGCCCAGAAATAGCCCGAAGAAAATTCGGGTGGGCGCACAAATATCAGGTGTTTTGCTCTTCTTACGCCGGTATTAACCGGATCAAGTTCGCGGGTCTGGTAATCCATCTCAGCGCTACTTAGCGCACCCCGGGCAAGGCGAAGTCTAAGCGATGATGGCCGGGCTGGCGCGCGTTCGACTTGACTCGCCGGAGATTTGCTATAATTTTAGTAGCACTTTACGCAGATCAGACAAGGGCTGCAAGCACTTTTTACTTAAAACAATTTTTTATTTCAACGATCAACCCAAAATTACAGGCTGGTCAGGCCCAGCAAAATCACGGCCACCCCCATGACCAACGTGGCCGCCCAGCCAAAGAATCGGTGACGCTGGCTGATCGTGAGCTTGCCCATCAGGCGCTCTGACTGACCAATCCACATCAACGCGGCCATGATGGGGACCGAGATCACGCCATTGACGATGGCGCTCCAAACCAAGGCCTGAATCGGGTCAACCTCCAGATAACCAATCAGCGACCCAATGCCGGTCGCAGCCATGATGATCAGGTAAAAACCCCGTGCCTCTTTGAAGCCATGCGAGAGACTCGCCTTCCAGCCATAGAGTTCACTCACCGCATAAGCCGCCGAACCTGCCAACACCGGCACCGCCAACAGGCCGGTGCCAATAATGCCCAGCGCGAACAGGGCAAACGCAAACTCACCCGCAATAGGGCGAAGCGCCTCGGCCGCTTGCGCCGACGTTTGAATATGGGTGATGCCCTGCATGTTCAGCGTCACGGCGGTCGCCACCACAATGCACAAGGCAATCACGTTGGAAAACGTCATGCCGAAAAAGGTGTCCTGCTTGATGCGAAACAAATGCTCCGCCGCATATTCAGGGTGCGCTCGCAGGGCCTGCGACTCGGGCCGACGGTTGTTGTCCTCCACCTCCTGAGCGGCCTGCCAAAAGAAAAGATAGGGGCTGATGGTGGTGCCCAGAACGGCTACCACCATCGCCATGTATTCCTTGAGCGACAGATCAGCCGGGAAAAACGCCCAGGGCTGCAGAGACTCCTGAATCAGCCGGTGAATCGGCACCGACACACTCAAAATCACCGCCACGTAGGCAAACAGTGACAACGTGAGCCATTTCAGCAAGCGAACCGTTCGTTCATAAGAAAAAATGACCTGCGTGGCCATGCAAAAAGCGCCAAACCCAAACACATAGACCGCCAGCGAGCCCCCTATCAGCAGCCGAACCGCCTCGGCCATGGCCCCAATGTCAGCGGCAATGTTGATCGTATTGGCCACCACCAGCAAACCCACTAACACCGTGGTCAGCCAACGGGGAAACAACTCGTCGATATTGGCCGTCAAACCGCGACCCGTCACCCAGCCAATGCGGGCCGACAACATCTGAATACCAATCATCAGCGGCGTGGTCAGCAGCAAGGTCCAAACCAGCCCAAACCGGAATTGGGCACCGGCCTGAGAATAGGTGGCAATGCCACTGGGGTCATCGTCCGCCGCGCCCGTGATCAGGCCTGGCCCGAGCCGCTGAACAAACGCTGCTGTTTTCTTTTGTTTCACTGTCGCAGTCCTGAGTTTTCGTATTGCGGGCGAGCGTAACCAAACAGGCCTGAAGATGTATGTCAGCGATGTAAAGATCAACGAGGTCGCGACCAACCCGAAGACTGGGAGCGATACGATGGCGTGCGCTACTGTCGCCTGAGCCTCAACCTGACCTGATCCAACCGAATGAAGCCCCCTCAACACCTTCCGGCACATCGCCCTACGCCACGGTGCGCTTTGTGTACGCCCGACCTCGGTTGTTCAGCGGGCTGGCCGTGGGCGTTGCCACTGCACTGCTGCTGCCGGACTCCCTGGGCATGTTGCCCATCACCAAGGCCATCGTGGGCTGGAATGTTGGGGCCTGGCTGTACCTGGCGTTGGCCATGCACATGATGTTCTGGTCGTCGAACCAGCGCATGA
Proteins encoded in this region:
- a CDS encoding NRAMP family divalent metal transporter, translating into MKQKKTAAFVQRLGPGLITGAADDDPSGIATYSQAGAQFRFGLVWTLLLTTPLMIGIQMLSARIGWVTGRGLTANIDELFPRWLTTVLVGLLVVANTINIAADIGAMAEAVRLLIGGSLAVYVFGFGAFCMATQVIFSYERTVRLLKWLTLSLFAYVAVILSVSVPIHRLIQESLQPWAFFPADLSLKEYMAMVVAVLGTTISPYLFFWQAAQEVEDNNRRPESQALRAHPEYAAEHLFRIKQDTFFGMTFSNVIALCIVVATAVTLNMQGITHIQTSAQAAEALRPIAGEFAFALFALGIIGTGLLAVPVLAGSAAYAVSELYGWKASLSHGFKEARGFYLIIMAATGIGSLIGYLEVDPIQALVWSAIVNGVISVPIMAALMWIGQSERLMGKLTISQRHRFFGWAATLVMGVAVILLGLTSL